The following coding sequences lie in one Bacteroides helcogenes P 36-108 genomic window:
- the pseI gene encoding pseudaminic acid synthase, which yields MIDFLNSDKTVIIAELSCNHIQSYDIAVKTIRAMAEVGVDVVKVQNDKADGGVTINCDKAPFQIKGGTLWDGETLFSLYTKTDTPWEWIPKLQQLAHSLGMGFFSTPSDPSGVDFLEQIDVPCYKISSFEITDLGLIEKAARTGKMIIMSTGIATEEDIRNAIDTCRSVGNDNILLMKCTSSYPAPIDAANLSMIPDMKRRFGVRVGLSDHSMGHIVATTAVALGAEMIEKHFILDRRLGGPDSAFSMEPEEFRIMIESIRNVEKSIGKVDYTLSERTLKNRDFAKSLFVVADVKEGDVLTEDNVKAIRPFNGILPKYLKDVLGKTFVKSVERGTPLSFDLLK from the coding sequence ATGATAGATTTCTTGAATTCAGATAAGACTGTGATAATTGCGGAACTTTCATGTAACCACATCCAAAGTTATGATATCGCAGTCAAAACTATACGGGCAATGGCCGAAGTGGGCGTTGACGTGGTGAAGGTGCAAAACGATAAAGCAGACGGCGGCGTAACAATCAATTGCGATAAAGCTCCTTTTCAGATAAAAGGCGGCACGCTTTGGGACGGTGAAACCTTATTTAGCCTTTACACCAAGACTGATACTCCATGGGAGTGGATTCCTAAGTTGCAGCAGTTAGCCCATTCTTTGGGTATGGGATTTTTTTCAACTCCGTCAGATCCTTCGGGCGTTGATTTTCTGGAGCAGATAGATGTTCCCTGTTATAAGATCTCAAGCTTTGAAATTACCGATTTGGGACTTATAGAAAAAGCGGCAAGAACCGGAAAAATGATAATCATGTCAACGGGCATTGCTACCGAAGAAGATATAAGGAATGCCATTGATACTTGCAGAAGTGTGGGGAATGATAATATATTACTGATGAAATGTACATCTTCATATCCTGCCCCTATTGATGCCGCCAATCTTTCCATGATTCCCGACATGAAACGACGCTTTGGAGTTAGGGTTGGGTTGTCCGATCATTCGATGGGGCATATAGTAGCTACTACCGCTGTTGCGCTTGGAGCAGAAATGATTGAAAAGCATTTTATACTCGATCGTAGGTTGGGAGGTCCCGATTCTGCCTTTTCTATGGAACCGGAAGAATTCAGAATAATGATAGAATCCATACGTAATGTAGAAAAAAGTATAGGAAAAGTTGATTATACTTTGTCGGAACGCACTTTAAAAAACAGGGATTTTGCAAAATCCCTATTTGTTGTAGCCGATGTAAAGGAAGGAGATGTCTTGACCGAGGATAATGTAAAGGCTATACGTCCTTTCAATGGGATACTTCCTAAATACTTAAAAGACGTTTTGGGTAAAACGTTTGTGAAATCAGTCGAACGAGGAACGCCTTTGTCTTTCGACTTACTAAAATAG
- a CDS encoding PIG-L deacetylase family protein — protein MFSNKRIMIIAAHPDDELLGLGATMHKLIKEQGIQTRVIILGEGITSRSDTRNAEYWKETLEKHHRNVETARQCIGYHSVQAYDFSDNRFDSHALLDIVKVVEHEKEQFCPDFIFTHHGGDLNIDHQMTFQAVMTATRPMEDEQVKAVFTFETPSASEWQATCDPRHFMPNFYMEISEDDLQAKCDAMAAYEFESRAFPHPRSSEALKILAQYRGYTIGKRLAEAFQIVRMIE, from the coding sequence ATGTTCAGTAATAAACGAATCATGATCATTGCCGCCCATCCCGACGATGAACTGTTAGGCTTGGGTGCTACCATGCACAAGCTCATCAAGGAACAGGGCATACAGACCCGGGTCATAATCTTGGGTGAGGGGATTACTTCGCGTTCCGATACCCGCAATGCGGAGTATTGGAAAGAAACTTTGGAGAAGCATCACCGGAATGTGGAGACGGCGCGTCAGTGCATTGGTTACCATAGCGTGCAGGCTTATGACTTTTCCGATAACCGTTTCGACAGCCATGCCTTGCTTGACATCGTGAAGGTAGTGGAGCATGAGAAGGAGCAGTTCTGCCCCGACTTCATCTTTACCCATCATGGAGGTGACCTTAATATTGACCATCAGATGACTTTCCAGGCAGTGATGACTGCCACACGTCCTATGGAGGATGAACAGGTAAAGGCTGTCTTTACTTTCGAGACTCCGTCGGCCAGCGAGTGGCAGGCTACTTGCGACCCCCGCCATTTCATGCCGAATTTCTATATGGAGATTTCGGAGGATGACTTGCAGGCAAAATGCGATGCCATGGCAGCTTATGAGTTCGAGAGCCGTGCTTTTCCGCATCCCCGTTCTTCGGAAGCGTTGAAAATCCTTGCACAGTATCGTGGTTATACCATAGGCAAGCGGCTGGCCGAGGCATTTCAGATTGTCAGGATGATAGAATAA
- a CDS encoding N-acetylmuramoyl-L-alanine amidase, with protein sequence MRTITLLVIHCSATPQGVRLGFEDCRREHIRRRGFRDIGYHFYVTRDGEIHRGRPPEKIGAHCQGHNRHSVGICYEGGLDAKSRPADTRTLQQKASLLALLRELRRIFPRALIVGHHDLNPVKACPCFDAEREYREL encoded by the coding sequence ATGCGCACAATTACGCTACTCGTCATTCACTGCTCGGCCACGCCTCAGGGCGTGCGCCTGGGCTTTGAGGATTGCCGCCGCGAGCACATCCGCCGCCGTGGCTTCCGCGACATCGGCTATCACTTCTACGTGACGCGCGACGGTGAAATCCACCGGGGCCGTCCGCCGGAAAAAATCGGAGCGCATTGCCAGGGGCACAACCGGCACTCCGTAGGCATCTGCTACGAAGGCGGACTGGATGCCAAAAGCCGTCCCGCCGACACCCGCACCTTGCAGCAGAAAGCCTCGCTGCTTGCCCTGCTCCGAGAGCTGAGACGAATCTTCCCACGGGCACTGATTGTAGGGCATCATGACTTGAATCCCGTCAAGGCTTGTCCTTGCTTTGATGCGGAGAGGGAGTATAGGGAGCTGTAA
- a CDS encoding smalltalk protein, whose product MEQKSKSVWGIVLKVIITVATAIAGALGLGACK is encoded by the coding sequence ATGGAACAGAAATCCAAATCAGTATGGGGCATTGTCCTCAAAGTAATCATCACCGTAGCCACCGCCATAGCGGGAGCTTTGGGTCTGGGCGCCTGCAAGTAA
- a CDS encoding DNA-binding protein — protein sequence MIRYKKYQVTGEKSSLRGLWYARPLIEDTFDTEKLAKHMANHNTPYSAGLIKGVLTDMISCIKELILDGKNVKLDDLAIFSVGIVSKKGAASAEEFKVSDNVKSLKLRARATGELSNAQINLEGQLKEAALYTVTDSTTEGTPGGGSGPNNGSGDENENPLG from the coding sequence ATGATTCGTTACAAGAAGTATCAAGTGACAGGCGAAAAAAGTTCTTTACGCGGACTCTGGTATGCCCGTCCACTCATCGAAGACACCTTCGACACCGAGAAACTTGCCAAGCACATGGCCAACCACAACACACCCTACTCCGCCGGGCTCATCAAAGGCGTGCTCACCGACATGATATCCTGCATCAAGGAGCTTATCCTCGACGGCAAGAACGTCAAACTGGACGACCTCGCCATCTTCTCCGTGGGCATCGTCAGCAAGAAAGGCGCCGCCTCTGCCGAGGAGTTCAAGGTGAGCGACAACGTGAAAAGCCTGAAGCTCCGCGCCCGTGCCACCGGCGAACTGAGCAATGCCCAGATCAATCTCGAAGGCCAGTTAAAGGAGGCTGCACTCTATACCGTGACCGACAGCACCACAGAGGGCACTCCCGGCGGCGGTTCCGGTCCAAACAACGGAAGCGGTGACGAAAATGAAAATCCCTTAGGATAA
- a CDS encoding DUF4248 domain-containing protein — MELFRIRTYGRTELAQVYFPALCPQAAFRKLNQWIDFHPTLRSGLRALVSSEKARTYTPAQVRLIVEALGEP; from the coding sequence ATGGAACTTTTCAGGATACGCACATACGGGCGCACGGAGCTTGCCCAGGTTTATTTTCCGGCCTTGTGCCCGCAAGCCGCTTTCCGCAAGCTCAACCAATGGATAGATTTTCATCCTACCCTGCGCAGCGGGCTGCGGGCGTTGGTATCATCGGAGAAGGCACGCACCTATACACCCGCACAGGTGAGGCTGATAGTGGAGGCGCTGGGTGAACCGTAA
- a CDS encoding DUF3987 domain-containing protein, whose amino-acid sequence MLNSLEKLTAAIEAACTDIAPTYAEYVQLALAIATDCGEGGRTAFHRICRFSAKYRHDPADHLYTNALNKGNGSVHLGTAFHLAQVAGVNICENSPTKGTQSAENAQSAAHPSPHTRACVSYNANYSDTDDANASDEDTLPGSAPLLALPLLPEADWPQPLQRIRDSGTTPAQRDVLLLGAITTLGACMERHARCLYGGKMQSPCLQTFIVAPPASGKGALGLLRQLVEPIHDEIRSQVERQMSKYRKERCAYNALGKERGQTEEPQMPPNRMFIISGNNTGTGILQNIMDSNGTGIIFETEADTISTAIGTDYGHWSDTLRKAFDHDRLSYNRRTDHEYREVKKSYLSVLLSGTPAQVKPLIPSAENGLFSRQVFYYMPAIEQWQDQFDHDDTDMERLFSAIGIEWKQQIEKLKQGGLYTLKLSKEQRKEFNSTFAALFHRSHASHGTEMSSSVARLAVNICRIATVVGLLRGNLTPDAELPPDNLKDGIITRWDIHLCKADFEAVLALAEPFYRHATHILSFLPSTELTRRTNADRDNFFCTLPPTFSRAELLERAEYAGIKSNTVLSWLRRLLKRGTVRQTEKKGYFSFDAL is encoded by the coding sequence ATGCTAAATTCATTAGAAAAACTCACCGCTGCCATTGAGGCAGCCTGCACCGACATCGCGCCCACCTATGCAGAATATGTTCAACTTGCCTTGGCAATAGCCACCGACTGCGGAGAGGGCGGACGGACAGCATTTCACCGCATCTGCCGCTTTTCCGCCAAGTACCGGCACGACCCTGCCGACCACCTCTACACCAACGCCCTGAACAAAGGCAACGGAAGCGTACACTTGGGCACAGCCTTTCACCTGGCCCAAGTGGCGGGGGTGAACATCTGCGAGAACTCGCCCACAAAAGGCACACAAAGTGCAGAAAATGCACAAAGTGCAGCGCATCCTTCTCCTCACACACGCGCATGTGTATCTTATAATGCAAACTACAGCGACACCGATGATGCAAACGCAAGCGACGAAGACACGCTGCCGGGCAGCGCCCCCCTGCTTGCCCTGCCCCTGCTGCCCGAAGCCGACTGGCCCCAACCGCTGCAACGCATACGCGACAGCGGAACCACGCCGGCACAGCGGGACGTATTGTTGTTAGGAGCCATCACCACACTGGGAGCCTGCATGGAACGCCATGCCCGCTGTCTGTATGGCGGCAAGATGCAGTCGCCCTGCCTGCAGACGTTCATCGTGGCGCCGCCCGCATCGGGCAAGGGCGCGTTGGGACTGCTCCGCCAATTAGTGGAGCCCATCCACGACGAGATACGCAGCCAAGTGGAACGGCAGATGAGCAAGTACCGCAAAGAACGGTGCGCTTACAACGCCCTGGGCAAAGAACGCGGGCAGACGGAGGAACCGCAGATGCCGCCCAACAGGATGTTCATCATCTCCGGCAACAACACCGGAACAGGCATCCTGCAAAATATCATGGATTCCAATGGAACGGGAATCATCTTCGAGACCGAGGCCGACACCATCTCCACCGCCATCGGCACAGACTACGGACACTGGAGCGACACGCTGCGCAAGGCTTTCGACCACGACCGCCTGTCCTACAACCGCCGCACCGACCACGAGTACCGCGAAGTGAAGAAGTCCTACCTCTCCGTGCTCCTCTCCGGCACTCCGGCGCAAGTCAAGCCCCTCATCCCCTCGGCAGAGAACGGGCTTTTCTCCCGACAAGTATTCTACTACATGCCTGCCATAGAGCAATGGCAAGACCAGTTTGACCACGACGACACCGACATGGAACGCCTCTTTTCCGCCATAGGCATCGAGTGGAAACAGCAAATCGAGAAATTGAAGCAGGGAGGACTCTATACCCTGAAACTCAGCAAGGAGCAACGCAAGGAGTTCAACAGCACTTTCGCTGCCCTCTTTCACCGTTCACATGCCAGCCACGGCACTGAGATGAGCAGTTCGGTGGCGCGTTTGGCGGTAAACATCTGCCGTATAGCCACCGTGGTGGGACTGCTGCGGGGCAATCTGACGCCCGACGCGGAACTGCCCCCCGACAACCTGAAAGACGGAATCATCACCCGTTGGGACATACACCTCTGCAAAGCAGACTTCGAGGCGGTGCTCGCCCTTGCCGAACCGTTCTACCGCCATGCCACACACATCCTCTCCTTCCTTCCCTCCACAGAGCTGACTCGCCGCACCAATGCAGACCGTGACAACTTCTTCTGCACGCTGCCCCCGACATTCAGCCGGGCAGAACTGTTGGAACGTGCCGAATACGCCGGCATCAAGAGCAATACCGTGCTGAGCTGGCTGCGCCGACTGCTGAAGCGCGGAACAGTGAGGCAAACGGAGAAAAAAGGATATTTTTCTTTTGACGCATTATAA
- a CDS encoding nucleotidyltransferase domain-containing protein — protein sequence MRLQSKEIQTIIRVAKEIYGEGVKVYLFGSRLNDGKRGGDIDLLVRTEGSKKDVLARVRMIARLKHYLGDQKIDVIGDHEDSPVVYEALKKGMQLV from the coding sequence ATGCGCTTACAGTCAAAAGAAATACAGACCATTATCCGGGTAGCCAAAGAGATTTATGGTGAAGGTGTGAAAGTTTATCTTTTCGGTTCCCGTCTGAACGACGGAAAACGGGGAGGGGATATCGATTTGTTGGTGCGTACAGAAGGCAGCAAGAAAGATGTATTGGCGCGTGTCCGTATGATTGCCCGTTTGAAACACTATTTAGGCGACCAGAAAATAGATGTTATCGGCGACCATGAGGATTCACCGGTGGTATATGAGGCTTTGAAGAAAGGAATGCAGTTGGTATGA
- a CDS encoding ATP-binding protein: MEQMRKLPIGIQTFEEIRNGGYLYVDKTAMVYQIVNVGKPYFLSRPRRFGKSLLLSTFEAYFEGRQDLFKGLAIEKLETRWEQYPVLHLDLNARKYETAADLTAMLNQYLEKWEQLYGDERKDRSPEERFAYVIERACTLTGKQTVVLIDEYDKPLLQALLDENLLDEYRRILKAFYGVLKSSDRYLRFVFLTGVTKFAQVSVFSDLNQLNDISMKLPYAAICGITKAELQQTFQPELERIALRCGISPQEIVDKMEQQYDGYYFHPEGVGMFNPFSVLNAFDAGELGNYWFQTGTPTYLVDLLKQSDYDLRLLIDGVEVTASAFSEYRAEANNPLPMIYQSGYLTIKDYDKEVNLYTLGFPNNEVRYGFLNFLVPFYTKVTDDETGFHIAKFMRELRAGEVDAFMERLRVFFAGIPYDLSGNTERHYQAIFYVVFTLMGQFIETEVRSARGRADAVVKTKDSIYAFEFKLDGSAEEALKQIDDRGYLIPYTLDGKRLVKVGVNFSKETRNVDRYIVE, from the coding sequence ATGGAACAGATGCGTAAATTGCCTATCGGCATACAGACTTTTGAGGAAATACGTAATGGTGGGTATCTTTATGTGGATAAGACTGCTATGGTTTATCAGATTGTGAATGTCGGTAAGCCTTATTTCCTGAGCCGTCCGCGCCGTTTCGGCAAGAGCCTTCTCCTCTCTACGTTCGAGGCATACTTTGAGGGTCGCCAAGACTTGTTCAAAGGGCTTGCCATAGAGAAGTTGGAGACCCGATGGGAACAATATCCGGTGCTGCATCTGGACCTGAATGCCCGCAAGTATGAGACGGCAGCCGACTTGACCGCCATGCTCAACCAATATCTGGAAAAGTGGGAGCAGCTATACGGAGACGAACGGAAAGACCGCAGTCCCGAAGAACGTTTTGCCTATGTGATAGAACGGGCGTGTACGTTGACCGGCAAGCAAACTGTCGTCCTGATAGACGAATACGACAAACCTCTGCTTCAAGCCCTGCTCGATGAGAATCTGCTCGATGAATACCGCCGCATCCTGAAAGCCTTTTACGGGGTGCTGAAGAGCTCCGATCGCTACCTGCGCTTCGTGTTCCTGACGGGAGTCACCAAGTTTGCTCAGGTCAGCGTGTTCAGCGACTTGAACCAGTTGAACGACATCAGCATGAAGCTGCCTTATGCCGCTATCTGTGGCATCACGAAAGCGGAATTGCAGCAGACTTTTCAGCCGGAGTTGGAGCGCATCGCCTTGCGTTGTGGCATATCCCCGCAGGAAATTGTGGATAAAATGGAGCAGCAGTATGACGGATATTATTTTCACCCGGAAGGTGTGGGCATGTTCAATCCTTTCAGCGTGTTGAACGCTTTCGATGCGGGGGAGCTGGGCAACTACTGGTTCCAGACAGGCACGCCCACTTACTTGGTGGACTTGCTGAAACAGAGCGACTATGACTTGCGCCTCCTGATAGACGGGGTGGAAGTGACCGCTTCCGCCTTCTCGGAATACCGTGCGGAGGCAAACAATCCGCTTCCCATGATTTATCAAAGCGGCTATCTCACAATCAAGGATTATGATAAAGAGGTCAACCTCTATACCCTGGGCTTCCCCAACAACGAAGTCCGCTACGGCTTCCTGAATTTTTTAGTTCCTTTCTACACAAAAGTCACTGACGATGAGACGGGTTTCCACATCGCCAAGTTCATGCGCGAGCTTCGTGCGGGCGAGGTGGATGCTTTCATGGAACGCCTCCGGGTGTTCTTTGCCGGTATTCCCTACGATTTGAGTGGCAACACCGAACGTCATTATCAGGCTATCTTCTATGTGGTGTTCACGCTGATGGGGCAGTTCATAGAAACGGAGGTGCGCAGCGCCCGCGGTCGTGCGGATGCTGTGGTGAAGACCAAAGACAGCATCTACGCCTTCGAGTTCAAACTGGACGGCAGTGCCGAAGAAGCCCTGAAGCAGATAGACGACCGGGGCTATCTGATACCCTACACACTGGACGGGAAACGGCTGGTGAAGGTAGGGGTGAACTTCAGCAAGGAGACAAGGAATGTGGACAGGTATATTGTGGAATAG
- a CDS encoding ATP-binding protein, translating into MEQMRKLPIGIQTFEKLREENYLYVDKTDLIYQIAVTSVPYFLSRPRRFGKSLLLSTFEAYFEGRQDLFKGLAIEKLETRWEQYPVLHLDLNARKYETAADLTAMLNQYLEKWEQLYGDERKDRSPEERFAYVIERACTLTGKQTVVLIDEYDKPLLQALLDENLLDEYRRILKAFYGVLKSSDRYLRFVFLTGVTKFAQVSVFSDLNQLNDISMDRAYNALCGITKEELVHTFEPEIHRLGESEGLTFEETVCRLEKQYDGYHFCEDTRVGLFNPFSLLNVFQKLKFGNFWFQTGTPTYLVDLLKQSDYDLRLLVNGVEVTASAFSEYRAEANNPLPMIYQSGYLTIKDYDREVDLYTLKFPNDEVRYGFLNFLVPFYTKVTDDETGFHIAKFMRELRAGEVDAFMERLRVFFAGIPYDLSGNTERHYQAVFYVVFTLMGQFIETEVRSARGRADAVVKTKDSIYAFEFKLDGSAEEALKQIDDRGYLIPYTLDGKRLVKVGVNFSKETRNVDRYIVE; encoded by the coding sequence ATGGAACAGATGCGTAAATTGCCTATCGGCATACAGACTTTTGAAAAGCTGCGTGAAGAGAATTATCTTTATGTGGACAAGACTGATTTGATTTATCAGATTGCGGTTACATCTGTGCCTTATTTCCTGAGCCGTCCGCGCCGTTTCGGCAAGAGCCTTCTCCTCTCTACGTTCGAGGCATACTTTGAGGGTCGCCAAGACTTGTTCAAAGGACTTGCCATAGAGAAGTTGGAGACCCGATGGGAACAATATCCGGTGCTGCATCTGGACTTGAATGCCCGCAAGTATGAGACGGCAGCCGACTTGACCGCCATGCTCAACCAATATCTGGAAAAGTGGGAGCAGCTATACGGAGACGAACGGAAAGACCGCAGTCCCGAAGAACGTTTTGCCTATGTGATAGAACGGGCGTGTACGTTGACCGGCAAGCAAACTGTTGTCCTGATAGACGAATACGACAAACCTTTGCTTCAAGCCCTGCTCGATGAGAATCTGCTCGATGAATACCGCCGCATCCTGAAAGCCTTTTACGGGGTGCTGAAGAGCTCCGACCGCTACCTGCGCTTCGTGTTCCTGACGGGTGTCACCAAGTTTGCACAGGTCAGTGTGTTCAGCGACTTGAACCAGTTGAACGACATCAGCATGGACAGGGCGTATAATGCCTTGTGCGGCATTACAAAAGAGGAGTTGGTTCATACTTTTGAACCGGAGATACACCGTTTGGGTGAAAGCGAAGGGCTGACCTTTGAAGAAACCGTTTGTCGCTTGGAAAAGCAGTATGACGGTTATCATTTTTGTGAAGATACAAGGGTGGGACTTTTTAACCCGTTCAGCCTTTTGAATGTTTTTCAGAAGCTGAAGTTCGGTAATTTCTGGTTCCAGACAGGCACGCCCACTTACTTGGTGGACTTGCTGAAACAGAGCGATTACGACTTGCGCCTGTTAGTGAACGGAGTGGAAGTGACCGCTTCCGCATTTTCAGAGTATCGGGCAGAGGCAAACAATCCGCTTCCTATGATTTACCAAAGCGGCTATCTCACTATCAAGGATTATGACCGTGAAGTGGACCTTTATACATTGAAATTCCCGAATGACGAAGTCCGCTACGGCTTCCTGAATTTTTTAGTTCCTTTCTACACAAAAGTCACTGACGATGAGACGGGTTTCCACATCGCCAAGTTCATGCGCGAGCTTCGTGCAGGCGAGGTGGATGCTTTCATGGAACGCCTCCGGGTGTTCTTTGCCGGTATTCCCTACGATTTGAGTGGCAACACCGAGCGCCATTATCAGGCTGTCTTCTATGTGGTGTTCACGCTGATGGGGCAGTTCATAGAAACGGAGGTGCGCAGCGCCCGCGGTCGTGCGGATGCTGTGGTGAAGACCAAAGACAGCATCTACGCCTTTGAGTTCAAGCTGGACGGCAGTGCCGAAGAAGCCCTGAAGCAGATAGACGACCGGGGCTATCTGATACCCTACACACTGGACGGGAAACGGCTGGTGAAGGTAGGGGTGAACTTCAGCAAGGAGACAAGGAATGTGGACAGGTATATTGTGGAATAA
- a CDS encoding ATP-binding protein: MEQMRKLPIGIQTFEKLREENYLYVDKTDLIYQIAVTSVPYFLSRPRRFGKSLLLSTFEAYFEGRKDLFKGLAIEKLETRWEQYPVLYLDLNAEKYDCKEALEQMLSRNLSLWEDCWGSDVAEVSLSARFSGVIRRAYEHTGKQTVVLIDEYDKPLLQALLDENLLDEYRRILKAFYGVLKSSDRYLRFVFLTGVTKFAQVSVFSDLNQLNDISMDRAYNALCGITKEELVHTFEPEIHRLGESEGLTFEETVCRLEKQYDGYHFCEDTRVGLFNPFSLLNVFQKLKFGNFWFQTGTPTYLVDLLKQSNYDLRLLIDGVEVTASAFSEYRAEANNPLPMIYQSGYLTIKDYDREVDLYTLKFPNDEVRYGFLNFLVPFYTKVTDDETGFHIAKFMRELRAGEVDAFMERLRVFFSGIPYDLSGNTERHYQAVFYVVFTLMGQFIETEVRSARGRADAVVKTKDSIYAFEFKLDGSAEEALKQIDDRGYLIPYTLDGKRLVKVGVNFSKETRNVDRYIVE, translated from the coding sequence ATGGAACAGATGCGTAAATTGCCTATCGGCATACAGACTTTTGAAAAACTGCGTGAAGAGAATTATCTTTATGTGGACAAGACTGATTTGATTTATCAGATTGCGGTTACATCTGTGCCTTATTTCCTGAGCCGTCCGCGCCGTTTCGGCAAGAGCCTTCTCCTCTCTACGTTCGAGGCATACTTTGAAGGTCGCAAAGACTTGTTCAAAGGGCTTGCCATAGAGAAGTTGGAGACCCGATGGGAACAATATCCGGTGCTGTATCTGGACCTGAATGCAGAGAAATATGACTGTAAAGAGGCTTTGGAGCAGATGCTTTCACGCAATCTCAGTCTTTGGGAAGACTGTTGGGGCAGCGATGTGGCGGAGGTTTCTCTTTCCGCGCGTTTCTCCGGGGTCATCCGCCGTGCTTACGAGCATACCGGCAAGCAAACTGTCGTCCTGATAGACGAATACGACAAACCTCTGCTTCAAGCCCTGCTCGATGAGAATTTGCTCGATGAATACCGCCGCATCCTGAAAGCCTTTTACGGGGTGCTGAAGAGCTCCGACCGCTACCTGCGCTTCGTGTTCCTGACGGGTGTCACCAAGTTTGCACAGGTCAGCGTGTTCAGCGACTTGAACCAGTTGAACGACATCAGCATGGACAGGGCGTATAATGCCTTGTGCGGTATTACAAAAGAGGAGTTGGTTCATACTTTTGAACCGGAGATACACCGTTTGGGTGAAAGCGAAGGGCTGACCTTTGAAGAAACCGTTTGTCGCTTGGAAAAGCAGTATGACGGTTATCATTTTTGTGAAGATACAAGGGTGGGACTTTTTAACCCGTTCAGCCTTTTGAATGTTTTTCAGAAGCTGAAGTTCGGTAATTTCTGGTTCCAGACAGGCACGCCCACTTACTTGGTGGACTTGCTGAAACAGAGCAACTATGACTTGCGCCTCCTGATAGACGGGGTGGAAGTGACCGCTTCCGCCTTCTCGGAATACCGTGCGGAGGCAAACAATCCGCTTCCCATGATTTATCAAAGCGGCTATCTCACTATCAAGGATTATGACCGTGAAGTGGACCTTTATACATTGAAATTCCCGAATGATGAAGTCCGTTACGGCTTCCTGAATTTTTTAGTTCCTTTCTACACAAAAGTCACTGACGACGAGACGGGTTTCCACATCGCCAAGTTCATGCGCGAGCTTCGTGCGGGCGAGGTGGATGCTTTCATGGAACGCCTCCGGGTGTTCTTTTCCGGTATTCCCTACGATTTGAGTGGCAACACCGAGCGCCATTATCAGGCTGTCTTCTATGTGGTGTTCACGCTGATGGGGCAGTTCATAGAAACGGAGGTGCGCAGCGCCCGCGGTCGTGCGGATGCTGTGGTGAAGACCAAAGACAGCATCTACGCCTTCGAGTTCAAGCTGGACGGCAGTGCCGAAGAAGCCCTGAAGCAGATAGACGACCGGGGCTATCTGATACCCTACACACTGGACGGCAAGCGGCTGGTGAAGGTAGGGGTGAACTTCAGCAAGGAGACAAGGAATGTGGACAGGTATATTGTGGAATAA
- a CDS encoding DUF6169 family protein has translation MADVNIFNENAYQFAFTEVSDKRSDMDLKVVRTLLAIIEAFFCDNRNIMLFICYDMDNSGGAHSRLFQFWYQKYNRLSRYYMNNNTINIEGFYFYTAMVCRIDHPDFENKVDEYESYIKALE, from the coding sequence ATGGCAGATGTCAATATCTTCAATGAAAACGCTTATCAGTTTGCTTTCACGGAGGTATCTGATAAACGGTCTGACATGGACTTGAAGGTAGTAAGAACCTTACTTGCTATTATAGAAGCATTTTTTTGTGACAACAGGAATATAATGTTATTCATCTGCTATGACATGGATAATTCGGGTGGAGCACATAGCCGTCTGTTTCAGTTTTGGTATCAAAAGTATAATAGGCTGAGCCGTTACTATATGAATAATAACACTATTAATATCGAAGGCTTCTATTTCTATACAGCAATGGTATGCCGAATTGATCATCCTGATTTTGAAAATAAGGTGGATGAGTATGAATCTTACATCAAGGCTTTGGAATAA